Genomic window (Acropora muricata isolate sample 2 chromosome 11, ASM3666990v1, whole genome shotgun sequence):
AGTTCCAAGAAATTTACTCTAAAGGTACAGTGCATTtacattattgttttttttttagcctctTAAGTGAAGATCTGATGTAATGAAGTGTCAAGGGAGTggaaaaaatattcattttatCAGGGTTTCGTTTATATTGGGATTCTCAGATGCATATTTTAATATACATGCTAATCACTAAATATCAGTTTGTCATTATATTGGGTTGTTCCTATATTTATATAGTGACTCATAACACCAGGGTTCCACTGCACAAGTACTTTCATCTGAATGTTACCTGGAAATTATTCACTTTTATCATGGGTTTGATTTTAGTGTaggtttgtattgcaatgtgTGCATCAAAAAGTCTTGACCATTAATTCCAGAAcaaatttttcattatttattaaGTATTGTGTTATTCTGAAAGTGTATTGATCAATTTAGTATTACAACTGAGTATAAAAACACAAAGCTTTAATATTGTGCTTTAACATTGTCATAcctgttatgtttgaattttgaaacataCAGTAATTACTTTTCTTTGTTAGGAATGGTAGTTAAAAACACTGAAGGAAAAGACATCACCCTAAGAGGAATTTTGTTATGTGGTACAGCAGATGCTCCTGCAAAGTGCTTGATGCAAAACTTTGTACAGTTCAATGGGTTTAATGGGTGTCCCTATTGCATGGAGCCAGGAAAAACTGTGAAGACAAGTGCGAGAGGGCACACACATGCCTACCCATTTAACAGAGGCAACCCATTAAAGGGCTATGAAACAGAACGCACTCATGTAAACACACTGCAGCATGCATATGATGCCCACAAGTCAAAACTAGAGGGAAAGTATTCACCGGTGTTTGGAGTAAAAGGATACTCGTGGTTCATGTTTATCCCTGGCTTTGACATAATTAAAGGCATTTCAGTTGACTATATGCACTGTGTTCTTTTGGGGGTGACCAAAATGCTCCTGACATTGTGGTTTGACAAGACACATGTAGCAGAAGAATGGAATGTAAGTAAAAGACTGGATGAAGTTGAGAGGCGCTTGCTTAATATTACACCACCCAACTGCATCTCGAGAACACCAAGAAGCATTGTGAAGGATTTTTCTCATTGGAAGGCTTCTGAATTTaggtcatttttgtttttttatggcaTCCCATGTCTGTGGAATATTTTGCCAGATGAAtactttcaacattttattCTTCTTGTGGAAGCAATCTGGCTGTTAGATCAGATTTCAGTCTCACCTGAGTGCTTACAAAAAGCACACAACTTGTTACGGCACTTCTGTCTGAGAATTGAAGCATTGTATGGAAGCCGGTATGAGACGTTTAATGTTCACTGTCTCCTTCATCTACATGATTGCGTAAAGAACATTGGCCCTCTGTGGGCCTGCTCTTGCTTTTGGTATGAAGACTGCAACGGTGACTTGAGAAGATTGTTTCATGGTACAAACAAAGTGGAACTGCAGATTGCATTTTCTGTTTGTGTACAACAAAAGATTCCAGAACTTATACCTCTACTACCACATGGTTCAGCTACCAAAGAATTTTATGAGCACATGACACAGGCACGGTACTCTCTAAAGTGTAAACGTGAAGAGATATCTCATAATGTTTTTGCACTTGGTATAATGTCCCCTGCTGCATTAAGTGCAGTTCTAACACATTCTGTTGAAAGTAACTTACGTGCAAGAATATCCAGAGTATTTACTTTTAAACGAATTCAAGTAAACCGAGACATCATACACAGCAAAAGTTATTTGAACATTTCTCGAAGAAACAGTTGTACAGTTTATGTGAACGATCTTGGGTTTGTTGAAGTTAAGCTGTACCTTAAAGTATTTGTGGAGTGTCAAAATGCTTTATTTTGTTCAgattcatgcagctgtaaacagcCTAGTTATTTTGGAATTGCTGACTGCTGCCTACGACCAGCTGCTGATATCACATTGTCTTCAGACAATTTCACCAATTGTGAACCAGGCCATATTATTCCTGTTAAGAGAGAGAATTGCAGTAATGTAATCTTCCCTGTCACAAGCCTTGTGCATCTTAGTGGACTGTAAAAGTGGCCAGTGTATGTTTGTTTGTAAACTACCTAACAGATATGAGAAGGATTAATTATTACATGCTGTTTTAAGTAGTCATGAATATTGTTAACTACAGTCAGAAATTATGAGGGTTCATTTGCCAGTGTGGTGCAAACTGCCTAAATAGAAAAAGGatgtcaaaatatttttttttattataaacaTGTATTTAGTTGCAACAGCTCTTTGAAGTACTGTCTCAGAATTATACCCTTACTTCACACAAAGTTTTATCACTAATTTGgaaaaataactattttttagagataagaccaTTCGTAACAAAGAAAAGTAATTACTGTATGTTTCAAAATTCAAGCATAACAGGTATGACAATGTTAAAgtgtattttaaaaaaagttcataactgcgaggatcatgtagcttcacttgatttcataccTGCAGTTCATATATGATCCATTTCACATAATAttatcatttcatcattgaCAAATAATCAAATTGTTTTTACTTGATTAGGTATAAACCACTTGATTTGTGATTCAGATACTCTGCTGTATAATGTTTACTCCCTATATTATTGTAATATGGGAAATCCAGGGGTGGAGTActaaaattgagcatgcatcccATTTACTAAGTTCttgattaataatttattgcaccagttaatatttaaaaaatctAAAATAATGACATTTTGCAAGAAATACAGTTCCAGTTGCTTCTCAGCAATTCTGTTCTACCAATTTAAAATCTCCTTTTATggaatccttttttttaacatatgTTAAATTTGGTCCTTTAAGTGTTTCAGCTTTAAAGGATATTGCAGACTCTCTGGCCAGATAGTCTGACATTAGTTTCAAAAGTATCCTTGAAGTATACTTTATTTTCTCTGCTAATCTTTTTGCAAATTCCAAGGTTTAGAAAAGTATACTTCAAGTATACTTTAATTTTAATGGCAACCTTTTGGCAAATTCCAAGGTTTAGAAAAGTATGCTTGAAGTATACATTTCCAATTCAAGTACAAATAAAGTACATTCACCACAATTTGCTTAGTATACTTCATTtatactttttttgttaaagAGTCTTACCCAACCACTTTGCATTGCGCGcttctgttattgttattatccgGGGTTTTCGCTTCTACCTCTTCCATATATGGGCACGAACATTCATTGCGAATGTGGAAGGAAAAACATTCTGTCATCAATATTAATTATGGAGGTCATGGAGGTCATCGAGAGCGAGGAAGAATTTAATATCTCAGTTGGACATCTGTCTGAGGAGGGTCAAGTTGGGGTGAACACGTACGGATCTCCTATCGCCGCCCAGGAAAGAGCGCAAGATTTTGTTCGAGGCGGCGAAGTACTAGCCGCTACGGATGAAAACGTTCGCGTGGTAAGTACAATGAGGATTTGCGTGTTGTTTCAACAGTAGCCCTCtttattattttgctttataGAATAAGGCCCATCCTTACCTCTTTTAGGTTTGTAGCTGTAATAATACATGCAGCAGAAAGAAATCTGCACGGTTAGCGGGCTGTCCATGCTTGAACGAAAATCTCAAGTGTTGCGCGAACTGTTCTTGTGGAACAAAGAAAGCCGCCTGTAAAAACAAGGCCGAAGCAGGACAAGAGATTACAAATCCGAGTGCTTTTGCTCGCCACCGAAGGGCCGTTGAGGAATCAGAGGTCCAAATAAAAGTAAACTTATGTTTGTTACGATTTCTGTGCAATTTGCGTAAGCACAAAGGGAGCATATTTCTTGTCTCTAGCACATTATTTCCAAGTAAATTTGCGGAGCTACAATTTTTCGCATTAAATTTTAGGATTTTGTCACAAAGCTATCCACCGACGAAAAAGACCAACTCCTTATTCGGTTACTGAGTCAAGGACGTGGAAGCCTTGAATTTGCAACAAACATGCTCACGGGAAGAAGTGATTTATATCAGGACCCTCTGTCTCCAGAAGGAGCAGGAAATAACCCGGGAGCTTGGTGTGTTTGTGGGGTTTGCAGAGAAATGCCTGATGAGCAAGAAAACGTCTGCTGTAGGAAGAAGACTTGTGTTACCTCATATGTGATGTTCAAGACTGTATGCCTTGATCGAGAGGTTTTGCAGTTGGCCATAAGAGCTCGGTGTGACATTCATGCGGAGGAGCCCGACTATTCCACCCAAAGTTACAGGAAAGCGGCATACAGACAGTTCACTTTGTGGAAGTATGGGAAACTTGGGAGAGGAAACCGTAAAATTCTGCCATCTTGCGTGGTGACAATGATTAGACAGGCCTATCCAGCTCCAGATGGAAATTATATGGGTTTTCGACGTTCATAGCATAATACttgtggggggagggggagctCCGCACGATTGTGTGtcagatctttttttttcctgggaaCGCTGCTTGAAATTCGAGAGAAACGTCAAAAGCCGCAAAATTGGGGGAGCAGGCCCCTCCATCACACTCACGGCTCAGTTGTTGAAAGGGTGGATATCAcgatccactggataaatcactattacCTTTGATAGTTATCCACTACATCGCGATTTATCTGTGCATAGAGCTAttcaccctttgaacaactgaggccagGTCTAGATCAGTAACTATGTATTCCCCTCAAAAAGCAAGCCTAGTTCACACCAATAAGTAGAGTGATACATTGTACTCTCAAGTAGCCAATGCAATGCGAGTTGCCAAATGTTAGGTGGTATTTCAGTTTATAACTTTACCTAAGCGGAATGTTTGTTCCAGTTAAAATTATTCATACGACATGTAGGAACAAAATATGCACCTGTATGTCACAGCTAGTAGGAACACAACCTCATATACAACTAAATATATTTATACCATAATAGTTTTCtatgtacaaaaaaaattcaacagtcATCACTAGAAATACAAATTGTAGTAATCCAGAGACTGATGGCTTCTTTGCTGCCTACTCTGGTTGctttcgtttttcaaaacgagacaattttgttttcactagTTCCTCGGTTGAAGGGGCAGCTTTCATGGCTATGGTTGGGGCAAGATGCACTGGATTGGTTGGTGAGACCTCAATGTGCCTTGTTATGCCAGCTCTATCTTCGGCTCGACGTCGCATTATGTCTGCTTGGAGCAAAGGCAAATGAGGGTACTGTTTAGGTTCCTTCACTGGTTCTACCCGCCAGTTGCCAGACCGCTTTGAATATTTCTTCTTGAACTGGCCTTCCAAGTTTTTACGGAACATATGAAAATTATGGTCTAAGGCAGCCAGCAAAATTCTTCCAGTGAATACTTCATACCTGTGAAGTATTATTGAACCAGTGATTAAAGATCTGAtaagaataaaaacaacaacaacaacaaaattgctTTGTCATAAAAGTGCCTGGCCATCAAGCATCACCAATTTTGGACCTACTTTTCGAATGAACGATCGttgtttcaaaaattaatgTCCACTAAACAGCTTGCAGCCCCTCTGTCATTGACCTTTGTTACCCATAATTGCACACAGCTCTACTTACACAAAAGCAATCCGTTTTGGTGCATACTTCAACAGCATGGAattgaaattttccagattgctTGTGTGTCTGTTAAGATATAAAAACATCAAACAGTGACTTCAATACAAGGGAGGCAAATAAGTGACTGGCCTGTCACGAATATATCATCGTAATGACATTTACCTAAATTGAACATAAAATTCTAGACTCTTCAGCCATTCACGATCTAGGATTATCTTCCTAAGCTCTTTTACAGCCTTGGAGTTCATTCCCAAGTATTCTTTTGTGCTCTCCACTTCTGTCAGAGGACCATGGGAACAAGTGTCTCCATCCCACTCGTGCTCACCACACACATGGTGCAAAATCCCCAACCATTTGTCCTGTAAATTAAAGAGAAGTCAGGCATGAAATGTTGTGGTGACATGAGATACCTACTGTAAGCATATCATTTAATGAGGACTTTTACCTTTAGTATCTCAACTTCTCCTCCACATGTTTCAGCACAGTGCCAAAAGTGGTTCCGCACTGGTTCCACCCACTGCAAAAGTTGTTCACACCCCTTGATTTTCCCAGCCTGTGAGAAGTCCCACATAGAGAGAATATTTAGGAAAATCttctgtaataattataataaataactttcttAAAATAACAAACTGATGGTAGCTAACCCTTGATACACTGTACATGTGAGATTATTGAATAAAAT
Coding sequences:
- the LOC136889315 gene encoding uncharacterized protein, with the translated sequence MADSNEDPSAKRLKNGNLRGPYNQYLSQPGLKIPRTTLRRWPQNFSTSIALPSDDLSTESVTKNDASGPSDFTHMETRGEPSHSLLSQTAVPFETDDCDNYFTQYEDYDHEQSDQYNPLDGPLKPSELAEVGEEYEQEGIEDYLMAFDPEESAANGKTDEQGREWANVPLYSGAPITVAVSMLLIISFAIRHSLTGLALADLLTLVSLHCALPNQCASSMDLVKKFFMKLKNPIQFHYYCSFCMEYQGLSLADDKLCKNRSCLKDLSKKEMSSYFIIIPLICQLRDLIEKTGILGLLSYPVTRRKINRHAIEDIQDGLLYKKHFGSDGYFRGTSDKKKKTEIHISFQINTDGVALFRSSKYNIWPMYLTVNELPPNCRFARSNSIFLGLWFGYSKPDFLTFLQPFSKEFQEIYSKGMVVKNTEGKDITLRGILLCGTADAPAKCLMQNFVQFNGFNGCPYCMEPGKTVKTSARGHTHAYPFNRGNPLKGYETERTHVNTLQHAYDAHKSKLEGKYSPVFGVKGYSWFMFIPGFDIIKGISVDYMHCVLLGVTKMLLTLWFDKTHVAEEWNVSKRLDEVERRLLNITPPNCISRTPRSIVKDFSHWKASEFRSFLFFYGIPCLWNILPDEYFQHFILLVEAIWLLDQISVSPECLQKAHNLLRHFCLRIEALYGSRYETFNVHCLLHLHDCVKNIGPLWACSCFWYEDCNGDLRRLFHGTNKVELQIAFSVCVQQKIPELIPLLPHGSATKEFYEHMTQARYSLKCKREEISHNVFALGIMSPAALSAVLTHSVESNLRARISRVFTFKRIQVNRDIIHSKSYLNISRRNSCTVYVNDLGFVEVKLYLKVFVECQNALFCSDSCSCKQPSYFGIADCCLRPAADITLSSDNFTNCEPGHIIPVKRENCSNVIFPVTSLVHLSGL
- the LOC136889317 gene encoding P2X purinoceptor 7-like, which gives rise to MPDEQENVCCRKKTCVTSYVMFKTVCLDREVLQLAIRARCDIHAEEPDYSTQSYRKAAYRQFTLWKYGKLGRGNRKILPSCVVTMIRQAYPAPDGNYMGFRRS